The following are encoded together in the Novipirellula artificiosorum genome:
- a CDS encoding family 16 glycoside hydrolase: protein MLGNTVFSKEPLSVLLVDGQNNHAWQQTTPVIKQTLENCGRFKVDVVTTPPKGGDMSRFQPAFSDFDVVVSNYNGQSWSPETRKAFETYIADGGGFVCVHAADNSFSEWVAYNQMIGLGGWGGRSEKDGPYVRWKEDLQRFTRDDSPGKGGSHGKRTPFMVVVRNANHPITRGLPGSFMQHVDELYGKLRGPAENMNILATGFSATETGGTGEHEPLLMTIQFGNGRVFHTTLGHDVEAIKGVAFQVTLQRGTEWAATGEVTLPDVDEQTLTQEQAAVKDPSDPPEQTNTEQTNDVAWETTPNLEGEDWVSIYNGTDLSGWTQKNGTATYRIEEGAIVGKTSQGSPNSFLCSDESYGDFELTFEVKVDNGLNSGVQFRSVSTKEFKNGRVHGPQVEIESAPGESGYLYSEGTSRGWITTEQPIKDAFKNDQWNRYIVRAVGDRLQTWVNGQLIADIADPDSSQKGFFGLQVHGIGNDQGPFEVRWKDIRVRELK, encoded by the coding sequence ATGCTCGGAAACACGGTGTTTTCGAAAGAGCCATTGTCCGTGTTGCTAGTCGACGGCCAAAACAATCATGCCTGGCAGCAAACCACACCTGTGATCAAGCAGACGCTCGAGAATTGCGGCAGGTTCAAAGTTGATGTGGTAACGACGCCGCCCAAGGGCGGAGACATGAGTCGCTTTCAGCCGGCGTTTTCCGACTTCGATGTCGTCGTCTCGAACTACAACGGCCAATCATGGAGCCCGGAAACGCGAAAGGCGTTTGAAACCTACATTGCCGACGGTGGCGGATTTGTTTGCGTCCATGCCGCAGACAATTCGTTCTCCGAATGGGTCGCCTACAATCAAATGATTGGGCTCGGCGGTTGGGGCGGACGTAGCGAAAAGGATGGCCCGTATGTCCGCTGGAAGGAAGACCTTCAACGATTTACCCGTGATGATTCTCCGGGAAAAGGTGGATCGCATGGGAAACGAACGCCGTTCATGGTGGTCGTCCGTAACGCCAACCACCCGATCACCCGAGGGTTGCCCGGCTCGTTCATGCAGCATGTCGACGAACTGTACGGCAAACTACGGGGCCCTGCGGAAAACATGAACATTCTGGCAACAGGCTTCAGTGCGACCGAGACTGGAGGCACAGGCGAACACGAGCCTCTCTTGATGACCATTCAATTTGGCAACGGCCGCGTTTTTCATACCACGCTTGGTCATGATGTCGAAGCGATCAAAGGAGTCGCGTTCCAGGTCACGCTACAACGTGGCACCGAATGGGCAGCAACCGGCGAGGTCACCCTTCCCGACGTCGATGAGCAAACGCTGACCCAGGAGCAAGCCGCCGTGAAAGACCCGTCGGATCCCCCCGAGCAAACCAACACCGAGCAAACCAACGACGTGGCCTGGGAAACCACTCCGAACCTCGAGGGCGAAGACTGGGTTTCCATCTATAACGGAACCGACCTCAGTGGTTGGACTCAGAAAAACGGGACGGCAACCTATCGTATTGAAGAGGGAGCCATCGTCGGTAAAACGTCACAAGGGAGTCCCAATTCCTTTTTATGTAGCGACGAATCCTATGGCGACTTCGAACTCACCTTTGAGGTCAAAGTGGATAATGGACTCAACAGTGGCGTGCAATTCCGTTCGGTCAGCACGAAGGAGTTCAAGAACGGCCGCGTGCATGGCCCGCAAGTCGAGATTGAGTCGGCTCCTGGTGAATCGGGGTACTTGTATAGCGAAGGAACGTCGCGTGGATGGATCACGACCGAACAGCCCATCAAGGATGCATTCAAAAATGACCAATGGAATCGCTACATCGTTCGAGCCGTAGGTGATCGCCTGCAAACTTGGGTCAACGGTCAATTGATTGCTGACATTGCTGACCCTGATTCAAGTCAAAAGGGATTCTTCGGTCTGCAAGTTCATGGAATCGGCAACGACCAAGGCCCCTTCGAAGTGCGTTGGAAGGACATTCGTGTCCGTGAACTCAAATAA
- the dusB gene encoding tRNA dihydrouridine synthase DusB, translated as MPAPLRIGDLVVDPPILQAPMAGFTNAAFRQIVREFGGSGLLATEMVNARGFVWLDENEAEHPDRLWGVADEPRPLAVQIWDNDAATMAKVGRRLVEEYRVSIVDINFGCPVRQVTEKAHSGSYLLREPQRMFEIIQRLVKACRPTPVTAKIRLGCSPENVNCNEVARVVEEAGAAALTVHGRTAKDMFRGNADWERISEIKSHLRAIPLIGNGDLDSAEKVVAAFDNYNVDGVMIARACLGRPWLFAQAAAALRGETIPPEPTLAQQRDVMLHHYRLVTQRFGEDKGTILMRKYACCYAQGKRGARHFRSHVASVSSAEEFYAIVDQHFPITDPQP; from the coding sequence GTGCCCGCTCCGTTAAGAATCGGCGACCTTGTCGTCGATCCGCCGATTTTGCAAGCCCCAATGGCAGGGTTTACCAACGCCGCCTTTCGCCAAATTGTGCGAGAATTTGGCGGTTCGGGGCTGCTTGCGACCGAGATGGTCAACGCCCGCGGCTTTGTTTGGCTCGATGAGAATGAGGCGGAGCATCCGGATCGTTTGTGGGGTGTCGCCGACGAACCCCGCCCGTTGGCGGTTCAAATCTGGGACAATGACGCCGCAACCATGGCCAAGGTCGGTCGCCGCTTGGTCGAGGAGTATCGTGTCAGCATTGTCGATATCAACTTCGGTTGCCCGGTCCGTCAGGTGACGGAAAAGGCCCACAGTGGTAGTTACTTGTTGCGTGAACCTCAGCGGATGTTCGAGATCATTCAGCGGCTGGTCAAAGCATGCCGCCCTACCCCCGTGACGGCAAAAATCCGACTGGGGTGTTCGCCCGAGAACGTCAACTGTAACGAAGTGGCTCGGGTGGTCGAAGAGGCCGGTGCGGCTGCGTTGACGGTCCATGGCCGCACGGCAAAGGACATGTTTCGCGGCAATGCCGACTGGGAGCGAATCAGTGAGATCAAGAGTCACTTACGCGCGATCCCGCTGATTGGAAACGGTGACTTGGATTCGGCCGAGAAGGTCGTCGCTGCGTTTGACAACTACAACGTCGATGGCGTGATGATTGCTCGTGCTTGCCTCGGTCGACCGTGGCTGTTTGCTCAAGCTGCGGCGGCGCTTCGTGGCGAAACAATCCCCCCCGAACCAACCTTGGCCCAACAACGCGACGTGATGCTGCACCACTATCGTTTGGTGACACAGCGTTTTGGAGAAGACAAGGGAACCATTCTGATGCGCAAGTACGCCTGCTGCTATGCTCAGGGAAAACGGGGCGCAAGGCATTTCCGAAGCCACGTCGCAAGCGTTTCGAGCGCGGAAGAATTTTACGCAATCGTGGACCAACACTTTCCCATAACGGATCCGCAACCGTAA
- a CDS encoding sulfatase-like hydrolase/transferase — protein sequence MKIFGILLGLLLGVVSTQATPPNILFVLSDDHSYPYLGCYGRSEMKTPSLDRMAAEGMMFRRMFTAAPQCVPSRAAIMTGRSAVACRITRFSSPLPQNEITFPEILKNEAGYFVGVCGRSYHLDGSGRAPEATLRVFEQYQMKTFSDRFDYVDASGQGRVPETMTEFFDQRPNDKPYFLWVNFSDPHHPWNTGKNAPDAEQLEVPGYLPDLPGVRKDLSDYEGEIEHCDADFQRVLDIAGERAGLENTLVFFMGDNGMAFPSGKGSLHDPGLNVPLLAWWPGVIDPGGDSSVLLSGEDIAPTCLEAAGLPVPERISGISFLPLLRGDAFSKQRTTVFAERGPHGSASFTLNTTASAVDYSRCVRTERYKLIYNVTPHQPYSPVDSARNPSWQEITEAHGDHRLATEFENLYFTTPRPVYELYDLQEDPNELHNLYGHSDYETITHELKVALQEKMIVDFDYLPLPIAPPSRSKASSQGKQDRTVTFQRLDTNADGNLTFDEFSVTRDESEAKRWFQLRDKNSDSKLDQAEYINPAAM from the coding sequence ATGAAGATATTCGGTATCCTGCTCGGCCTGTTGCTTGGTGTAGTTTCGACGCAAGCCACTCCGCCCAACATTCTGTTCGTGCTTTCCGACGACCATAGCTATCCCTACCTTGGATGTTATGGACGCTCCGAGATGAAAACACCATCGCTCGACCGAATGGCTGCCGAAGGGATGATGTTTAGGCGAATGTTTACGGCTGCCCCTCAATGTGTGCCATCGCGAGCAGCGATCATGACCGGTCGCTCCGCAGTCGCTTGCCGAATCACGCGATTCTCCTCTCCCCTGCCCCAAAACGAAATCACTTTTCCGGAGATTCTAAAAAACGAAGCGGGGTACTTTGTTGGTGTTTGTGGACGCAGCTACCACTTGGATGGTTCCGGTCGTGCTCCAGAAGCAACGCTCCGTGTTTTTGAGCAGTATCAAATGAAGACCTTTTCCGATCGCTTTGATTATGTCGACGCCAGCGGACAAGGAAGGGTTCCCGAGACGATGACGGAGTTCTTTGATCAACGTCCGAATGACAAACCCTACTTTTTGTGGGTGAATTTTAGCGACCCTCATCATCCTTGGAACACTGGCAAGAATGCTCCCGACGCGGAACAGCTCGAAGTTCCCGGCTACTTGCCCGATCTGCCCGGCGTTCGAAAGGATCTTTCGGATTATGAAGGAGAGATTGAACATTGCGACGCCGACTTCCAACGCGTACTGGACATCGCTGGTGAACGAGCAGGATTGGAAAACACGCTTGTCTTTTTCATGGGCGACAACGGCATGGCCTTTCCCAGCGGCAAAGGCTCGCTGCACGACCCCGGACTCAATGTGCCATTGCTGGCGTGGTGGCCTGGGGTGATCGATCCAGGCGGTGATTCGAGCGTTCTGCTTTCGGGCGAAGACATTGCTCCGACCTGTTTGGAAGCGGCTGGACTACCGGTTCCAGAACGAATCAGCGGCATTAGCTTTCTGCCGCTGCTGAGGGGCGACGCGTTTTCAAAGCAGCGCACCACTGTATTTGCAGAACGTGGTCCACACGGTAGCGCATCCTTCACGCTCAACACGACGGCCAGTGCAGTGGACTACAGCCGCTGCGTTCGCACCGAGCGCTACAAGTTAATCTACAATGTGACACCCCACCAGCCTTACTCGCCAGTCGACAGTGCGCGTAACCCCAGTTGGCAAGAGATCACCGAAGCTCATGGCGATCATCGCTTGGCAACGGAGTTTGAGAATCTGTACTTTACCACTCCGAGGCCCGTGTACGAGTTGTACGATTTGCAGGAAGATCCCAACGAGTTGCACAACCTGTATGGCCATTCAGACTATGAAACCATCACGCATGAATTGAAGGTGGCGCTTCAGGAGAAAATGATCGTTGACTTCGACTACTTACCGCTGCCAATCGCACCTCCCTCGCGCAGCAAGGCGAGCTCCCAAGGAAAGCAAGACCGAACCGTGACCTTTCAACGGCTCGATACGAATGCAGACGGCAACTTGACGTTTGACGAATTCAGTGTCACTCGCGACGAGAGTGAAGCCAAACGCTGGTTCCAACTTCGCGACAAGAACAGCGACTCAAAACTTGACCAGGCGGAATACATCAACCCTGCGGCGATGTAG
- a CDS encoding DUF4159 domain-containing protein codes for MVDYVHSFAENIAFGNERASTYLRQIARMTGGRQAVKTRFVCVLIAFLLPSLLIQPAYAEVDPASVQRAIDRGVAYLRGTQNARGGWNEYGSYSCGLSALCTLSLLNAGVSREDPAIASAMKYLRSFEPDDTYSLSLQTLVYCQLGAAGDLPRLRRNVGQLVATQNNGGPKSGAWGYGSQMGSGDPSNSQFALLALGAAKDRGIDVDTTVFERSIRYWTSIQRSGGGWAYTGGQPPTGSMACAGIASMIIGRGGMKGTSSRIVGDQIQCCGNPANANDPVQAGLDWLGKSFSVEVNPGTSNSATYYYYLYALERVGRLSGRRFIGGHDWYREGAEALLEEHDQFQGFWSGSGPWETNNEIATSFALLFLSKGKRQVVAGQLQYPSQIQDEWRSHPEGLKQLVRQVERDWGRDLTWQTIVGQTPDGEVVAVEDLLQTPVLIIRGRSTLSFSAELVERLGKYIEQGGTIFFEADGGDGCGDASAFEVSVRRLCGIWFEGASLDRLPPTHPVWFAEHEVSPDSVELIGKDFWVYGVQACCRTAVFYVPNSLSCRWELSDVLVGRNEVPSAVRGQVDLAVRLGENVIAYATGRDLKDKLEKRTILEGGEAPEPNRGTIHVAMLALGAGGDEARRAIPNAAELIRRQVKIDLVAADQPIGIEAPNLNRVPILWMHGRTDFSLNLTQREMVAEFLRNQGMIFATSICGNEAFAEAFRREMALVLPDAPLQRMDASHPALTSVYGGFDLSSVTIREPSDRGRSQVIETRSGPPILEYATVDNMVNVFFSPLDVSCALESQNSVQCPGYPTADAAKIVANMLLYGLNQ; via the coding sequence ATGGTCGATTACGTACATTCCTTTGCAGAAAATATCGCCTTCGGAAACGAAAGGGCTTCGACCTATCTTAGACAGATCGCGAGGATGACGGGAGGACGCCAAGCCGTGAAGACCCGTTTTGTCTGCGTTTTGATCGCGTTCTTGTTGCCTAGTTTGCTTATTCAACCAGCCTATGCTGAGGTCGATCCGGCGAGCGTCCAACGGGCGATCGATCGCGGAGTTGCCTATTTGCGGGGGACTCAGAATGCTCGCGGTGGGTGGAACGAATACGGAAGCTATTCCTGCGGCTTATCGGCCCTTTGTACGCTTTCGTTGTTGAATGCTGGCGTTTCACGCGAGGATCCGGCGATTGCCTCGGCGATGAAGTATCTACGTAGCTTCGAACCCGATGATACCTATTCGTTGTCACTACAAACGTTGGTGTATTGCCAACTCGGCGCAGCCGGTGATTTACCGCGTCTTCGCCGAAACGTCGGCCAGTTGGTTGCCACTCAGAACAATGGGGGCCCGAAATCGGGCGCTTGGGGGTACGGGAGCCAAATGGGTAGCGGAGATCCGTCGAATTCGCAGTTTGCGCTGTTGGCACTGGGGGCTGCGAAAGACCGTGGCATTGATGTCGACACGACCGTGTTCGAACGCTCGATTAGATACTGGACATCAATTCAACGGTCCGGTGGCGGTTGGGCCTACACCGGTGGCCAGCCACCTACCGGTAGCATGGCCTGTGCTGGGATCGCGTCGATGATCATCGGTCGTGGAGGCATGAAGGGAACGAGTTCGAGGATTGTCGGTGATCAGATTCAATGCTGTGGCAATCCCGCCAACGCAAACGATCCGGTTCAAGCTGGACTCGATTGGCTTGGTAAGAGTTTCTCCGTCGAAGTCAATCCTGGAACCAGCAACTCGGCAACGTATTATTACTACCTCTATGCACTCGAGCGTGTCGGTCGTCTGTCGGGACGACGCTTTATAGGCGGCCACGATTGGTACCGAGAAGGAGCGGAGGCTTTGCTCGAGGAACACGACCAATTTCAAGGTTTTTGGTCAGGTAGCGGCCCCTGGGAAACCAACAACGAGATCGCGACGTCGTTTGCACTGCTGTTTCTCAGCAAAGGAAAACGCCAAGTGGTTGCAGGGCAGTTGCAATATCCAAGCCAAATCCAAGACGAGTGGCGATCGCATCCCGAGGGACTCAAACAACTCGTTCGTCAAGTCGAACGGGATTGGGGACGCGACTTGACGTGGCAAACGATTGTGGGCCAGACGCCCGATGGTGAGGTTGTCGCGGTCGAAGATTTGTTGCAGACGCCCGTCTTGATCATTCGCGGACGTAGCACGCTATCGTTTTCAGCGGAATTAGTCGAACGCCTTGGCAAGTACATCGAACAAGGAGGCACGATCTTCTTTGAAGCCGATGGCGGCGACGGATGTGGGGATGCATCGGCATTTGAGGTGAGTGTCCGTCGACTCTGTGGCATTTGGTTCGAGGGGGCATCGCTCGATCGATTGCCGCCGACCCATCCCGTTTGGTTTGCCGAGCACGAGGTCTCGCCCGATTCGGTGGAGCTGATTGGCAAAGACTTCTGGGTCTACGGCGTCCAGGCTTGTTGCCGCACGGCTGTTTTTTATGTCCCCAACAGTTTGTCGTGTCGTTGGGAGCTTAGTGATGTGCTCGTCGGTCGAAACGAAGTTCCGAGTGCCGTTCGCGGGCAAGTCGACTTGGCGGTCCGGCTGGGCGAGAATGTGATCGCCTACGCCACGGGACGCGATCTGAAAGACAAACTTGAAAAGCGAACGATTCTCGAAGGCGGTGAGGCCCCCGAACCGAATCGGGGGACGATTCACGTTGCGATGCTTGCACTGGGAGCAGGCGGTGATGAAGCTCGTCGAGCGATTCCGAATGCGGCTGAGCTGATTCGGCGACAAGTCAAAATCGACCTGGTTGCGGCAGATCAGCCGATCGGTATCGAAGCCCCCAATTTGAACCGCGTTCCGATCCTCTGGATGCACGGGCGAACTGATTTTTCGCTCAACCTGACGCAACGAGAGATGGTGGCGGAGTTCCTTCGCAACCAGGGGATGATCTTTGCCACATCCATTTGTGGAAACGAAGCGTTTGCGGAGGCGTTTCGCCGGGAAATGGCTTTGGTCTTGCCTGATGCTCCGCTGCAGCGGATGGACGCGTCGCATCCGGCACTGACGAGCGTTTACGGTGGCTTTGATTTGTCGTCGGTCACGATTCGCGAGCCGAGCGATCGGGGCCGAAGCCAAGTGATCGAAACTCGCTCCGGCCCGCCAATCCTCGAATATGCGACGGTCGACAACATGGTCAATGTGTTCTTCTCGCCACTGGACGTCAGCTGCGCGTTGGAGAGTCAGAACTCGGTCCAATGTCCTGGCTACCCCACGGCCGATGCCGCAAAGATCGTTGCCAACATGCTGTTGTACGGATTGAACCAGTAA
- a CDS encoding Gfo/Idh/MocA family protein, which produces MTDKHSSDSSASPQTQNRRRFIKQSGAASAAVASAMATTRMIRGDEPQAATAPKIRIGLVGAGGRGAGAVTDSLAINDNVQLVAIADLEAATGESLRRRLKRNQDFGDKIAVEDTSLHSGLDGYKRVLDDPNVDLVLFATPPGFRPSYVLEAVEAGKHVFAEKPTCVDPVGHKACIEADEKARANKTAIVTGTQYRRQTNYVEAIRRIHEGAIGEIISGTARYCSNGIWYKQRKEGMSDMEYQLYNWMHFIWLSGDQITEQAVHNIDTINWIMGGPPETAYGGGGRFTRPEDSEMWDNVAVDYVYPGNRVISFMCRQIPSTQGDNSNVIYGSEGIATIKGGNSGASIVDRNGKTIWEMPGDIGAAYKQEHKDLVDSILAEKPIVELRDTADSSLTAVLGRMAAYTGQKVSWDFLTNESKLDLFPKDLNIKGPGAPVGFAVPGQQKLV; this is translated from the coding sequence ATGACTGACAAACATTCGAGTGATTCCTCAGCAAGCCCTCAAACGCAAAACCGTCGGCGATTCATCAAACAATCCGGTGCGGCATCTGCTGCGGTCGCGTCCGCCATGGCGACCACACGTATGATCCGTGGTGATGAACCGCAAGCGGCCACTGCGCCAAAGATCCGGATCGGATTGGTCGGCGCCGGAGGTCGAGGCGCCGGTGCGGTCACGGATTCGTTGGCGATTAACGACAACGTCCAACTCGTCGCGATTGCCGATTTGGAAGCGGCGACGGGAGAATCGCTTCGCAGACGTTTGAAGCGGAACCAGGACTTTGGCGACAAGATCGCGGTCGAAGATACCAGCCTGCATAGCGGCTTGGACGGATACAAACGTGTTCTTGATGACCCCAATGTGGACCTCGTGCTTTTTGCGACACCCCCTGGGTTCCGCCCCAGCTACGTCCTGGAGGCGGTCGAGGCCGGAAAGCACGTCTTTGCGGAAAAACCGACCTGCGTCGATCCGGTCGGGCACAAGGCCTGCATCGAAGCCGATGAGAAGGCGCGAGCCAACAAGACCGCCATTGTTACGGGAACTCAATATCGCCGACAAACCAATTATGTAGAAGCGATCCGTCGAATTCACGAAGGAGCGATCGGCGAGATCATCAGCGGAACCGCTCGCTATTGTTCCAATGGGATTTGGTACAAACAGCGAAAAGAAGGCATGAGTGATATGGAATATCAACTCTACAATTGGATGCACTTCATTTGGCTTTCGGGTGATCAAATCACCGAGCAGGCGGTTCACAACATTGACACCATCAACTGGATCATGGGCGGTCCGCCGGAAACGGCCTATGGTGGCGGTGGACGATTCACCCGCCCCGAAGACAGCGAGATGTGGGACAACGTCGCGGTCGACTATGTCTACCCAGGCAACCGTGTGATCTCCTTCATGTGCCGCCAAATCCCATCCACGCAGGGGGATAACAGCAACGTGATTTACGGCAGTGAGGGAATCGCGACGATAAAGGGCGGAAATAGTGGAGCCTCGATCGTCGATCGTAACGGGAAAACAATTTGGGAAATGCCCGGTGACATCGGAGCCGCCTACAAACAAGAGCACAAGGATTTGGTCGATTCCATTCTCGCCGAAAAACCGATCGTTGAACTTCGCGACACCGCCGACAGTTCTTTGACGGCGGTGCTTGGACGGATGGCCGCCTACACCGGCCAGAAAGTTAGCTGGGATTTCCTCACCAACGAGTCCAAACTGGATTTGTTCCCCAAGGACCTGAACATCAAAGGCCCCGGAGCACCGGTTGGGTTCGCGGTTCCAGGCCAACAGAAGTTGGTGTAG
- a CDS encoding AraC family transcriptional regulator: MSNLRPIFEDEQATYVADTCQALARGIETDQVQLHALARGHYPGHKLPRAALSGVRTVGYWDAIHDQDWGLDWHRNEGIELTLLETGHLGFSVGGPAHELQAGDLTITRPWQAHCVGMPHVRASRLHWLILDVNVRRPHQRWRWPSWIVLSRSDRDELTDMLRHNEHPVWPGGPEILACFQKIASAVESTASGSSVSRLAVLINELLLLTLEMLRRADPSLDRALSKTQRTVELLLADLQEAPQQLVQDWTVRKMANCCGLGVTQFSSHCKQLTNMSPLQYLNHLRLERAARLLVEHPDLAITEVTHQCGFASSQYFATAFRRRFGVAPREYRNSAAAKSPPTST; encoded by the coding sequence ATGTCGAATTTGCGACCCATCTTTGAAGACGAGCAAGCGACTTATGTGGCGGACACCTGTCAAGCGTTAGCGCGGGGAATCGAGACCGATCAGGTTCAGCTCCATGCTCTGGCTCGTGGGCATTATCCTGGCCACAAGTTGCCTCGCGCAGCATTGAGCGGTGTAAGGACGGTGGGGTATTGGGACGCCATCCATGATCAAGATTGGGGACTCGACTGGCACCGTAACGAAGGCATTGAATTGACGTTACTGGAAACGGGGCATCTCGGATTCAGCGTCGGTGGCCCAGCCCACGAGCTTCAAGCCGGTGATTTGACGATCACGCGACCTTGGCAAGCACATTGCGTTGGGATGCCGCATGTCCGGGCAAGTCGGTTGCATTGGTTAATTCTTGACGTCAACGTTCGTCGTCCCCATCAACGATGGCGTTGGCCGTCCTGGATCGTGCTGTCTCGAAGCGATCGCGACGAGTTGACGGATATGCTGCGTCACAATGAGCATCCCGTTTGGCCGGGCGGCCCCGAGATTTTGGCCTGTTTTCAGAAGATCGCGTCTGCTGTCGAAAGCACGGCAAGCGGTAGCAGTGTGTCGAGGCTTGCGGTGTTGATCAATGAACTGCTTCTCTTGACCCTCGAGATGCTTCGGCGAGCCGATCCCTCCCTTGATCGAGCTTTGTCGAAGACGCAGCGTACCGTCGAATTGTTGTTGGCCGATCTGCAAGAGGCACCGCAGCAGCTTGTTCAAGATTGGACGGTCCGCAAAATGGCGAACTGTTGCGGGCTGGGGGTCACGCAGTTCAGTTCGCATTGTAAGCAACTCACCAACATGTCGCCGTTGCAATACCTGAACCACTTGCGACTTGAAAGGGCGGCACGGCTGTTGGTCGAGCACCCAGACCTCGCCATCACCGAGGTGACTCATCAATGTGGATTCGCATCAAGTCAGTACTTTGCAACGGCGTTTCGTCGCCGTTTCGGCGTCGCGCCGCGTGAGTATCGAAACAGTGCCGCTGCCAAATCCCCGCCGACATCGACATGA
- a CDS encoding DUF58 domain-containing protein — MASLLSPESLQQIKRLDLRARMVIRGFLQGLHTSPFHGFSVQFSEHRRYNRGDDPKLIDWLVYAKTDKYYIKRFEAETNLTGYLAIDLSQSMGFTDSQSMNKFEYATCLAASLTYLMTMQQDPVGLLTLGEKVHAELPARSRRGHLGDVMARLSQLEPTGNTDLGACLTQIASMLKHHSLVMLFSDLLDDPEQVLASLARLRHGGHDVIVFHILDEAEVNFPYDGPVQFEDSESGETITVDATGFREDYLIQLEQFRSVYREKCSNLRIDYVPLDTSMPFDAALTEYLMQRQARF, encoded by the coding sequence ATGGCTTCACTGTTATCCCCCGAGTCGCTGCAGCAGATCAAACGGCTGGACCTGCGCGCTCGGATGGTGATTCGAGGGTTCTTGCAAGGGCTGCACACCAGTCCGTTCCACGGGTTCTCCGTGCAATTCAGTGAGCATCGCCGATACAATCGCGGCGACGATCCCAAGCTGATCGATTGGTTGGTCTACGCGAAAACGGACAAGTATTACATCAAGCGTTTCGAAGCGGAAACGAATCTGACAGGCTACTTGGCCATCGACCTCTCTCAATCGATGGGCTTTACCGATTCGCAAAGCATGAACAAGTTTGAATACGCAACTTGCTTAGCCGCTTCGTTGACCTACTTGATGACGATGCAACAAGACCCCGTCGGATTGTTGACACTGGGCGAAAAGGTTCATGCGGAACTTCCCGCACGCAGCCGCCGGGGGCATCTTGGTGACGTGATGGCACGGCTGTCCCAACTTGAACCGACCGGCAACACCGATCTTGGCGCTTGCTTGACTCAAATTGCCTCGATGCTGAAGCACCATTCGCTGGTCATGTTGTTCTCGGATTTGCTTGATGATCCCGAACAAGTCCTTGCATCGTTGGCAAGGCTTCGGCACGGAGGTCACGATGTGATTGTCTTCCACATTCTCGATGAAGCCGAAGTGAATTTTCCCTACGATGGACCCGTGCAGTTTGAGGACAGCGAAAGCGGTGAGACGATCACAGTGGATGCGACGGGATTCCGAGAAGACTACCTGATCCAACTCGAGCAGTTCAGAAGTGTTTACCGTGAAAAGTGCAGCAATTTGCGTATCGACTACGTGCCGCTCGACACCAGCATGCCGTTTGATGCGGCGTTGACCGAGTACCTGATGCAGCGCCAAGCACGTTTCTAA
- a CDS encoding AAA family ATPase: MTNPPPAPATPNEPARNAGAARNLGDVLREFAGHQQTMRAELAKVIVGQTDTIEQLLAAIFTRGHCLLEGVPGLAKTLMVSTLADILDVSFKRIQFTPDLMPSDITGTQVLEEDDSGKRSFRFVEGPIFTNVLLADEINRTPPKTQAALLEAMQERQVTVGTETYPLPAPFFTIATQNPIEQEGTYPLPEAQLDRFMFNIKVGYPSAAEEEQILTSTTRGETQQVNKVLSSRAILNIQKLVSSIAVNPLVIRYAAKLVRATRPKDETAPDYVRELVDWGAGPRAGQNLINGAKALAAMGGRFSVDPSDIGRIAAPVLRHRIATNFQAQAEGMDTDAIIARLLKDVPVPEPEKMAKSS, encoded by the coding sequence ATGACCAATCCTCCTCCTGCCCCCGCTACGCCGAACGAACCCGCTCGAAACGCGGGAGCGGCTCGTAACTTAGGTGATGTACTTCGCGAATTCGCTGGGCACCAACAAACGATGCGTGCCGAGCTTGCAAAAGTCATTGTGGGCCAAACCGACACGATTGAACAACTGCTTGCGGCAATTTTTACTCGCGGCCATTGCTTGCTCGAAGGGGTTCCCGGGTTGGCCAAGACGTTGATGGTCAGCACGTTGGCGGACATCTTGGACGTTTCCTTCAAGCGCATTCAGTTTACCCCCGATTTGATGCCTTCGGACATTACGGGGACGCAAGTTCTTGAAGAAGACGATTCTGGTAAGCGGAGTTTCCGTTTTGTCGAGGGTCCAATTTTCACCAATGTCTTGTTGGCGGACGAGATCAATCGTACGCCACCCAAAACGCAAGCCGCACTGCTCGAAGCCATGCAAGAGCGTCAAGTCACGGTAGGCACCGAAACGTATCCGCTGCCCGCCCCGTTTTTCACGATTGCGACCCAAAACCCGATCGAGCAAGAGGGCACCTACCCGTTGCCCGAAGCTCAATTGGACCGATTCATGTTCAACATCAAAGTCGGCTACCCATCGGCTGCCGAAGAAGAGCAGATTCTGACTTCAACCACTCGCGGCGAAACGCAGCAAGTCAATAAAGTGCTGTCGTCTCGGGCGATTTTGAATATCCAAAAACTGGTTTCCAGCATCGCCGTCAATCCGTTGGTGATCCGCTACGCTGCGAAACTCGTCCGCGCAACGCGTCCCAAAGACGAAACGGCCCCCGACTATGTCCGTGAATTGGTGGATTGGGGCGCCGGACCGCGCGCGGGACAGAACTTGATCAACGGCGCCAAAGCCCTCGCGGCGATGGGGGGCCGGTTTAGCGTGGACCCAAGTGACATTGGGCGTATCGCTGCGCCGGTCCTGAGGCACCGGATTGCGACCAATTTTCAAGCCCAAGCCGAGGGCATGGATACCGACGCGATCATCGCGCGACTGCTCAAGGATGTGCCCGTGCCCGAACCCGAAAAGATGGCCAAGTCGTCCTAG